In the Candidatus Neptunochlamydia vexilliferae genome, one interval contains:
- the aroA gene encoding 3-phosphoshikimate 1-carboxyvinyltransferase, whose amino-acid sequence MHYQVEPSSLSGYLTVPPSKSHTHRALLFALLAEGTSVIHHPLDSPDTTAMLRVIEQFGARVTQKEEVIEVEGVGGNLSHPEQIINAGNSGIILRFVSALAALRPSHTLVTGDESICTRRPMNPLLGALEELGSFAKSLGEDGFAPLAIRGPFKGGKCSLNGSDSQPVSALLIAASFAKEPTEITVESPGEKPWIDLTLDWLNFLGLPYENDDYTHYKIPGGGRCKGFTKTIPGDFSSLAFPLAAALITQREISLENVDKSDIQGDKKLLDVLEKIGAKMTFEGKTLHIQEGGPLQGMEVDINSMIDALPILAVLGCYAQGKMTLTGGAVAREKESDRIAVMAQELRKMGAEIEEKKDGLIIIPSPLHGAELDSHGDHRVAMALTVAAMGAKGPSTVHNTACIAKTYPKFKERFNNLGAKIT is encoded by the coding sequence ATGCACTATCAAGTTGAGCCCTCTTCCCTTTCAGGCTATTTAACCGTTCCCCCTTCAAAGTCCCATACCCATCGGGCCCTCCTCTTTGCCCTTTTGGCAGAGGGAACCTCGGTGATCCATCACCCCCTAGACTCTCCCGATACCACAGCCATGCTCCGGGTGATCGAGCAATTTGGAGCCCGCGTTACCCAAAAAGAGGAAGTTATCGAGGTCGAAGGGGTGGGAGGTAACCTCTCCCATCCCGAACAGATTATCAACGCTGGCAACTCTGGGATCATCCTCCGCTTTGTGAGCGCTTTGGCAGCCCTTCGCCCCTCTCACACCCTTGTAACGGGCGATGAGTCGATCTGCACCCGCCGCCCGATGAACCCCTTGCTCGGCGCCCTTGAAGAGCTCGGCTCCTTTGCAAAAAGTTTGGGAGAAGATGGCTTTGCCCCACTTGCGATCCGCGGCCCCTTTAAAGGGGGAAAGTGTTCCCTGAATGGTTCCGATTCCCAACCCGTTTCTGCCCTTTTGATCGCCGCCTCCTTCGCCAAAGAGCCCACCGAAATCACAGTCGAAAGTCCCGGCGAAAAACCGTGGATCGACCTCACCCTCGACTGGCTCAATTTTCTCGGCCTCCCCTATGAAAATGATGACTACACCCACTACAAAATCCCCGGAGGGGGGCGGTGCAAAGGATTTACAAAAACCATCCCAGGCGATTTTAGCTCCCTTGCCTTCCCACTAGCCGCTGCCCTCATTACCCAAAGAGAGATCTCCCTTGAGAATGTCGACAAGAGTGACATTCAAGGGGACAAAAAGCTCCTCGATGTGTTAGAAAAAATAGGAGCAAAGATGACCTTTGAAGGTAAGACCCTTCACATACAAGAAGGAGGCCCTCTTCAAGGGATGGAGGTCGATATTAACTCGATGATCGACGCCCTTCCTATCCTTGCTGTTTTGGGGTGTTATGCCCAAGGGAAAATGACCCTAACAGGAGGGGCGGTTGCCCGCGAAAAGGAGAGTGACCGGATCGCCGTCATGGCACAGGAACTAAGAAAAATGGGAGCTGAGATCGAAGAGAAAAAAGATGGGTTGATCATCATCCCCTCCCCTCTTCATGGAGCAGAGCTTGACAGCCACGGCGATCACCGCGTTGCCATGGCGCTGACCGTTGCTGCTATGGGGGCCAAGGGACCTTCAACGGTTCATAATACCGCCTGCATCGCCAAAACCTACCCCAAATTTAAAGAGCGGTTCAATAACCTAGGAGCAAAAATCACGTGA
- a CDS encoding shikimate kinase, protein MNIVLFGIKGCGKTTFGKLIAQKLERAFIDTDHLIEETYQSTHQKKLTCRDIYKEVGPLSFRGLEYEVIQSLQDVQQSVIAAGGGAMLLYENIEALQKNSHLFYLFCEREKLRKRVLGEDPLPPFIDPNDPDASFDKMYDERHDFYKKVGAQEINITAMEDEAVVNAICKSISDGK, encoded by the coding sequence GTGAATATCGTCCTTTTTGGAATCAAAGGGTGTGGAAAAACTACCTTTGGAAAACTCATTGCCCAAAAACTTGAGCGGGCCTTCATCGACACAGACCACCTGATCGAAGAAACCTATCAGTCCACACACCAAAAAAAGCTCACCTGCCGCGACATCTACAAAGAAGTCGGTCCCCTCTCCTTCCGAGGACTTGAGTATGAAGTGATCCAGTCCCTTCAAGATGTCCAGCAGTCGGTCATCGCCGCAGGAGGAGGGGCGATGCTCCTCTATGAAAACATCGAAGCGCTCCAAAAAAATAGCCACCTCTTCTACCTCTTTTGCGAAAGAGAAAAGCTCCGCAAACGGGTTCTCGGAGAAGATCCCCTCCCCCCCTTTATCGACCCGAACGATCCCGACGCCTCCTTCGACAAAATGTATGACGAGCGGCACGACTTTTATAAAAAAGTCGGAGCCCAAGAGATCAACATCACCGCCATGGAGGATGAGGCGGTGGTCAACGCCATCTGCAAAAGTATCAGCGATGGCAAGTAA
- the aroB gene encoding 3-dehydroquinate synthase, producing the protein MQTTECLLDKKAYFSENLLEDPHFLKATEGKSLVLVTDETVASLYPLFLKYDSITFPAGEKHKTRKTKETIENALLKKGAGRETVLIAFGGGVVTDLVGFVAATYMRGIPYLSVPTTLLGMVDASIGGKTGVNVKEGKNLIGATHLPQALFIDFSFLKTLPEKELLSGTAEVIKHGLIAKKSLLRETSLEKMVRESYTIKSDIVEKDLKESGERRILNFGHTIGHALEGIEEYAITHGEAVAIGMVVESFLSYKLGTLKIEDFETVYQLIRERGFPLKISHKVTVERMKKWMKCDKKSENGVPRFVTLSALGKVERHGGAYCTTVPKPLIDETLGWMIDALSS; encoded by the coding sequence ATGCAAACCACTGAATGTCTGTTGGATAAAAAAGCCTATTTTTCAGAAAATCTTTTAGAAGATCCCCACTTTCTTAAAGCAACTGAGGGGAAGTCTCTTGTCCTTGTCACCGACGAAACAGTCGCCTCCCTCTATCCTTTATTCCTAAAGTATGACTCCATCACCTTCCCAGCTGGAGAAAAACATAAGACCCGCAAAACAAAAGAAACGATCGAAAATGCTCTTCTTAAAAAAGGGGCGGGGCGAGAGACGGTATTGATCGCTTTTGGGGGCGGTGTTGTGACCGACCTTGTCGGCTTCGTCGCTGCCACCTACATGCGGGGCATTCCCTACCTCTCAGTCCCAACCACATTGTTAGGGATGGTCGATGCCAGCATCGGGGGAAAGACAGGGGTGAACGTCAAAGAAGGGAAAAACCTCATCGGCGCAACCCACTTGCCCCAGGCCCTTTTCATCGACTTTTCATTTCTAAAAACCCTCCCCGAAAAAGAGCTTTTAAGCGGAACGGCCGAGGTGATTAAGCATGGCCTCATTGCAAAAAAATCGCTCCTTCGCGAAACCTCTTTAGAAAAGATGGTGCGGGAAAGCTACACCATCAAAAGCGACATCGTCGAAAAAGATCTGAAGGAGTCGGGAGAGCGCCGCATTCTAAACTTTGGCCACACGATTGGCCACGCCCTTGAAGGGATCGAAGAGTATGCCATTACCCATGGGGAAGCGGTGGCGATTGGGATGGTTGTCGAGTCCTTTTTGTCCTATAAATTGGGCACTTTAAAAATAGAGGATTTTGAAACGGTCTACCAGCTCATCCGAGAAAGGGGCTTTCCCCTAAAAATTTCTCACAAAGTGACCGTCGAAAGGATGAAAAAATGGATGAAGTGTGATAAAAAGTCAGAAAATGGGGTCCCCCGTTTTGTGACGCTCTCCGCCCTTGGCAAGGTGGAGCGGCATGGAGGGGCCTATTGCACCACAGTCCCAAAGCCCTTAATCGATGAAACCTTAGGATGGATGATCGATGCACTATCAAGTTGA